A section of the Leptospira terpstrae serovar Hualin str. LT 11-33 = ATCC 700639 genome encodes:
- a CDS encoding YraN family protein: MESPRTQEKTRQGRLGEDFAIGYLESKGHWILFRNYRKAFGELDIISFKDEILHCSEVKFWSESSGFHPLECFHETKRNRMRKVYYYLLKEIPAFYHLTPSFNLIHITEKKEVHFYSSIF, from the coding sequence TTGGAATCTCCTAGAACACAGGAAAAAACAAGACAGGGCCGTCTCGGCGAAGACTTTGCCATCGGTTATTTGGAATCTAAAGGCCATTGGATTCTTTTTCGGAACTATCGGAAAGCATTTGGGGAACTAGACATAATCAGTTTTAAGGACGAAATTCTTCACTGTTCAGAAGTAAAATTCTGGAGCGAAAGTAGTGGGTTTCATCCTTTAGAATGCTTTCATGAGACAAAACGCAACCGAATGCGGAAGGTATATTACTATTTACTTAAGGAAATACCAGCATTTTACCACCTAACACCTTCGTTTAATTTGATCCATATCACTGAAAAAAAGGAAGTTCATTTTTATTCTTCAATCTTCTAA
- a CDS encoding HD domain-containing phosphohydrolase: protein MRKISIRDLEPGSKFTKSIYLDKDTVFVGADQPITQQDLDRLVQFGITFVLTDGEKVMPDGQDKTTPGQGPGYFDTNLPFYQDDENSTRYKYLLEKANTTKVEFNAVFKDCFDLVQKTYRSASEGRYTEIREFREIAERIADHTKANAQIPILLLSHSHSGYYLYTHICYATFFSVMLGNFLEFSRPKLIDLALASLFADIGMVTVPEEVSEKKGALSELDLKTIKRHPVTGYQILTQRLKLKNSLAIVALQHHEAVDGSGYPQRILANQIEELTKVFMIADQFAAMIHPRPYRQAILPYEAMKIMISENVNRFDLKMVRLFLNKLSMFPVGSGVVLSDLRMGMVIESNKDKPLRPVIRVTKDAEGKRLKHLEFVDLMKDLNLYIQQAIPFSQIY from the coding sequence ATGCGGAAAATTTCCATACGTGACTTAGAACCTGGTTCGAAGTTTACTAAGTCAATCTACTTGGACAAAGACACTGTTTTTGTAGGAGCTGACCAACCCATCACACAACAAGACTTAGATCGGCTCGTTCAATTTGGAATCACCTTTGTTCTGACAGATGGAGAAAAGGTAATGCCGGATGGGCAGGACAAAACTACTCCTGGTCAAGGACCTGGATATTTCGATACCAACCTACCATTCTATCAGGATGATGAAAACTCAACACGCTATAAGTATCTTTTAGAAAAAGCAAATACCACCAAGGTTGAGTTTAATGCTGTTTTTAAAGACTGTTTTGATTTGGTGCAAAAAACATATCGCTCTGCATCTGAGGGCCGTTATACGGAAATTAGAGAGTTCCGGGAAATTGCAGAACGAATCGCCGATCATACCAAGGCAAATGCACAAATTCCCATTTTACTTTTATCTCATTCCCATTCAGGGTATTATTTATACACTCATATATGTTATGCGACATTTTTTTCGGTTATGCTTGGGAACTTTTTAGAATTTTCACGACCGAAACTCATTGATTTGGCTCTTGCTTCTCTTTTCGCTGATATAGGAATGGTAACAGTTCCTGAAGAAGTTTCGGAAAAAAAAGGAGCCCTATCGGAACTGGATCTTAAAACCATCAAACGCCATCCAGTGACTGGTTACCAAATTCTAACGCAAAGATTGAAGTTGAAAAACTCTCTTGCCATTGTCGCCTTACAACACCATGAGGCAGTGGATGGTTCTGGATACCCACAAAGGATTCTTGCCAACCAAATTGAAGAACTTACGAAAGTATTTATGATAGCAGACCAATTTGCTGCTATGATCCATCCTAGACCTTACAGACAAGCCATCCTTCCTTATGAAGCGATGAAGATTATGATTAGTGAAAACGTGAACCGTTTTGATTTAAAAATGGTAAGGTTATTTTTAAATAAACTTTCTATGTTTCCTGTGGGGTCCGGTGTGGTTCTTTCCGACCTAAGAATGGGTATGGTAATTGAATCCAATAAAGACAAACCACTTCGACCTGTCATTCGTGTGACAAAAGATGCAGAAGGCAAACGCTTAAAACATTTAGAGTTTGTTGATCTTATGAAAGACCTGAATCTTTACATCCAACAAGCCATTCCTTTTTCGCAGATCTATTAA
- a CDS encoding EscU/YscU/HrcU family type III secretion system export apparatus switch protein: MKQKMAALAYNPDIHSAPKLVAKAEGRLADTLIRVAKESGVLVIRDEVMVQTLDHLPNGKEIPRELYEVVAAVFRILVLERQKKNN; the protein is encoded by the coding sequence ATGAAACAAAAAATGGCAGCCCTTGCATACAATCCAGATATTCATTCAGCTCCAAAACTTGTTGCGAAAGCGGAAGGTAGACTTGCTGATACTTTGATTCGCGTTGCCAAAGAGTCGGGTGTTCTTGTCATACGTGACGAAGTGATGGTGCAAACCTTAGATCATCTCCCCAATGGGAAAGAAATTCCGAGAGAATTGTATGAAGTTGTGGCTGCAGTGTTTCGAATCCTTGTTTTAGAGAGACAAAAGAAAAACAATTGA
- a CDS encoding ribonuclease HII, with protein sequence MGCVSFELKTLERIRNGEILKGLRDSKKIPERKRFELRKEIIKHVSYFRVTFVSAAFIDRFNINQAIFYGMNRSLPSQRSVLENKPNHPSDKNQKDLSEKETPEKKLFLLADGNYKLKISKPIEGYFSLPKGDDLIPSISAASILAKTYRDEYMERMDIKYPGYGFAKHKGYGTEEHRDALLKLGISPIHRLSFCKFLRREGSEPSLF encoded by the coding sequence ATCGGTTGTGTCTCCTTTGAACTGAAGACATTAGAAAGAATCCGAAATGGAGAAATTCTAAAAGGACTTCGCGATTCCAAAAAGATTCCCGAACGCAAACGATTTGAGCTCCGAAAGGAAATCATAAAACACGTATCTTATTTCCGAGTCACGTTTGTCAGTGCTGCTTTCATCGATCGATTCAATATCAACCAAGCGATTTTTTATGGGATGAACCGGTCATTGCCAAGCCAAAGATCGGTTTTAGAAAACAAACCCAATCATCCTTCCGATAAGAATCAAAAAGATTTATCTGAGAAAGAAACACCTGAAAAAAAACTCTTCCTTTTGGCCGATGGAAATTATAAATTAAAAATTTCCAAACCGATCGAAGGATATTTTTCACTACCCAAAGGGGATGATTTAATTCCTTCCATTTCTGCAGCCTCCATCCTTGCCAAAACTTACAGAGATGAATATATGGAACGGATGGATATAAAATACCCGGGGTATGGGTTTGCCAAACATAAAGGATATGGAACGGAAGAACACAGAGATGCCCTTCTGAAACTAGGAATTTCTCCCATCCACAGGTTGAGTTTTTGTAAATTTCTCCGACGAGAAGGGAGTGAACCTTCTCTTTTCTAA
- the rplS gene encoding 50S ribosomal protein L19, which yields MNQILETALAGEAKNELNFEIGDTVKVHYKIVESGKERVQVYEGIVISIANKSQSKTFTVRRVSYDIGVERIFPLHSPRIAKIELVRKGTVRRAKLFYLRDKKGKAGRIKERKGGQAIVAKDKKRQDEASKAALAQAKAAEAPSA from the coding sequence ATGAATCAGATTCTAGAAACAGCACTCGCAGGCGAAGCAAAGAACGAACTTAATTTCGAAATTGGTGATACTGTAAAAGTTCACTACAAAATCGTTGAATCTGGTAAAGAGCGGGTTCAGGTTTACGAAGGCATCGTAATCTCTATTGCTAACAAATCACAAAGCAAAACGTTTACTGTAAGACGCGTATCTTATGATATCGGAGTGGAAAGAATTTTCCCACTTCATAGCCCACGCATTGCAAAGATTGAACTCGTTCGTAAAGGAACGGTTCGACGTGCGAAACTTTTCTATCTTCGTGATAAAAAAGGTAAAGCGGGTCGAATTAAAGAAAGAAAAGGCGGTCAAGCGATCGTGGCTAAGGATAAAAAGAGACAGGACGAGGCTTCTAAAGCCGCTCTTGCACAAGCAAAAGCTGCGGAAGCACCTAGCGCATAA
- the trmD gene encoding tRNA (guanosine(37)-N1)-methyltransferase TrmD produces the protein MKFNFITLFPEKITSYFETGIPGKAVKQGVVEINTVHLRDFADNKHQKVDDTIYGGGPGMLLQVGPIYRALESLGENKGKVILLSPSGELFNQTLAREIYESSETLTFISGYYEGVDHRVTEHLIDREVAIGNYVISSGDLAALVVADCLSRFVPGFLGKEESLLEESHNETEELEYPQYTKPYDFMGWTVPDVLIGGHHEEIRKWRQKNRKTRNHS, from the coding sequence TTGAAGTTTAATTTCATTACCCTTTTTCCAGAAAAAATCACTTCCTATTTCGAAACCGGGATTCCTGGTAAGGCCGTCAAACAAGGGGTTGTGGAAATAAACACCGTCCACCTGCGAGACTTTGCTGACAACAAACACCAAAAGGTCGACGACACCATCTACGGTGGTGGACCTGGAATGCTTTTGCAAGTAGGACCTATTTATCGAGCATTGGAATCCCTAGGGGAAAACAAAGGGAAAGTCATCCTGCTTAGCCCTTCGGGAGAACTATTCAACCAAACTTTGGCTCGGGAGATTTATGAGTCTTCCGAGACCTTAACCTTTATTTCAGGTTACTACGAAGGGGTCGACCATCGTGTCACAGAGCATTTAATTGACAGGGAAGTGGCCATTGGAAACTATGTTATTTCATCGGGGGATTTAGCTGCTCTCGTTGTTGCGGATTGCCTTTCTCGGTTTGTTCCGGGTTTTTTAGGAAAAGAAGAAAGCCTTCTCGAAGAGTCGCACAACGAAACAGAAGAATTAGAATACCCCCAGTATACAAAACCCTATGATTTTATGGGTTGGACTGTTCCTGATGTGCTCATAGGTGGCCATCATGAAGAGATCCGGAAATGGCGGCAAAAAAACCGCAAAACAAGAAATCATTCTTAG
- the rimM gene encoding ribosome maturation factor RimM (Essential for efficient processing of 16S rRNA) translates to MSTKPSLVKVGVIGSSHGIKGFIKLFTEGDTLLSAKAPLSCIVEDPRGNQTSIHIEEIKQNGNHFLLKLKGYETPETVVKYRGFSLLWKREELPQPKDGEIYTEDLVGLLALSKETNAPLAYIVTQVIDNPAHPILELKPTAGEGETVLIPFLNLFVGDWNLESKTIEIIHWEQWFEV, encoded by the coding sequence TTGTCGACTAAACCAAGTTTAGTGAAAGTGGGGGTCATCGGATCCTCACATGGAATCAAAGGGTTCATCAAACTGTTTACAGAAGGTGACACCCTCCTTTCCGCCAAAGCCCCGTTATCTTGCATTGTAGAAGATCCTCGTGGAAATCAGACCAGCATTCATATTGAAGAAATCAAACAGAACGGAAACCATTTCCTTTTGAAATTGAAAGGGTATGAGACACCAGAGACTGTAGTCAAATACCGGGGTTTTTCTTTGTTATGGAAAAGGGAAGAACTTCCCCAACCGAAAGATGGCGAAATTTATACAGAGGATTTGGTAGGACTTCTTGCCCTATCCAAAGAAACCAATGCTCCACTTGCATACATTGTCACGCAAGTGATCGACAACCCAGCCCATCCCATCTTGGAACTGAAACCAACGGCCGGCGAAGGGGAAACTGTCCTCATTCCTTTTCTTAATCTATTCGTGGGAGATTGGAACTTAGAATCGAAAACCATTGAGATCATTCACTGGGAGCAGTGGTTTGAAGTTTAA
- a CDS encoding KH domain-containing protein yields the protein MESLVRYIVTSLVDQPEQVAVNQVPGEEETVIELRVAAKDLGKVIGKNGRIAKSLRTVLQAAGTKQGKNYTLEIVD from the coding sequence ATGGAATCCTTAGTTCGTTATATCGTTACATCTCTCGTTGACCAACCAGAACAAGTGGCTGTCAACCAAGTACCCGGAGAGGAAGAAACAGTGATCGAACTTCGGGTGGCAGCAAAAGACCTAGGTAAGGTGATCGGAAAAAACGGAAGGATTGCAAAATCTTTGCGTACTGTATTACAAGCAGCCGGAACCAAACAAGGCAAAAACTATACTTTAGAAATTGTCGACTAA
- the rpsP gene encoding 30S ribosomal protein S16, with protein sequence MVKLRLQRTGTKADPHYRIVAADIRAPRDGKFIEAIGHFHPSTSSVKKATFNEEKTLSWLKKGAQPTDTVLALLKKDDVWSKFKG encoded by the coding sequence TTGGTTAAATTAAGATTACAAAGAACGGGAACAAAAGCAGACCCGCACTATCGCATCGTAGCAGCTGACATCCGTGCTCCACGTGACGGAAAGTTCATTGAAGCGATTGGTCACTTTCACCCATCTACTTCGTCTGTGAAAAAAGCGACTTTCAATGAAGAAAAAACACTTTCTTGGTTAAAGAAAGGGGCTCAACCTACTGATACAGTTCTTGCTCTTTTGAAAAAAGACGACGTTTGGTCAAAATTCAAAGGTTAA
- the rpe gene encoding ribulose-phosphate 3-epimerase produces the protein MKISASILAAKLTGLATELPTYKQENIDLIHIDVMDGNFVPQISFGEAFTKEVKSHTQIPLDVHLMVSNPELHVPKYFDLKPYCITFHIETTNFSVRLAEEIRKAGIKVGVSLNPQTPPESISQILPYLDLVLLMTVDPGFYGQSFVKSGFEKIAAVRKLTKPYNIELEVDGGVNESNMEELAKLGVDITVVGSGLYKTGDPNAQGKKLKELAASARTRS, from the coding sequence ATGAAAATTTCAGCTTCTATCTTAGCGGCAAAACTCACGGGACTCGCTACGGAGCTTCCCACTTACAAACAAGAAAATATAGATCTCATCCATATTGATGTGATGGATGGAAACTTTGTCCCACAAATTTCCTTTGGGGAAGCCTTTACCAAAGAAGTGAAGTCTCATACCCAAATCCCACTCGATGTGCATTTGATGGTGAGTAATCCAGAACTTCATGTTCCCAAATACTTTGACTTAAAGCCTTATTGTATTACGTTTCATATTGAAACTACCAACTTCTCTGTTCGGTTGGCAGAAGAGATCCGAAAAGCAGGAATCAAAGTGGGAGTTTCTCTCAATCCGCAAACACCTCCAGAATCAATCTCTCAAATCCTTCCTTATTTGGACCTTGTACTTCTTATGACTGTGGATCCTGGATTTTATGGGCAGTCCTTTGTAAAATCAGGATTTGAAAAAATTGCTGCTGTTCGTAAACTCACGAAACCTTACAATATTGAGTTGGAAGTAGATGGGGGAGTGAACGAATCCAATATGGAAGAACTGGCAAAACTCGGTGTGGACATCACGGTTGTGGGATCAGGTCTCTACAAAACAGGGGATCCCAATGCACAGGGCAAAAAATTAAAGGAACTCGCTGCAAGTGCAAGAACTCGCTCTTGA
- a CDS encoding PASTA domain-containing protein, whose translation MKEKFLKILPYSGYVLFVGLGLLVFFVAAFLVVVVRTKEEQKVMMPYVIGKNYIEVHNELQRLQLKVRLETQRIPEKTDGIILSQSIDPGKEVEAGSKLYLTVNIGFDRVTIPDVKGQDLKRARGILEKVLSGEVYVPLQIGGITYVPAVGDEPADTVIDQIPAPGKETHSGEKIYLLVTEANTEKKSNQSANEPTDSLKFVGSPVPFVVDYLQRKKIPYRLKEATKPEFRESHGLVSSFELKPTGAEVGAFFLKPSESLVQDYEFLEYEVDDDDLYSAKVSYTKPGEDTEIEKEILTNQTLKEDEPIRFLIHRSGNVKLTLFGKETGVAKVWKLKGTY comes from the coding sequence GTGAAAGAAAAGTTTCTAAAAATTCTACCTTACAGTGGTTATGTTTTATTTGTAGGTTTAGGACTCCTTGTTTTTTTTGTCGCTGCCTTCCTCGTGGTTGTCGTTCGGACCAAAGAAGAACAAAAAGTAATGATGCCTTATGTAATTGGAAAAAATTACATTGAGGTTCATAACGAACTCCAAAGACTCCAACTCAAAGTCCGATTGGAAACACAACGCATTCCGGAAAAAACAGATGGAATCATTCTCTCTCAATCCATTGATCCAGGTAAGGAAGTAGAAGCCGGTTCTAAACTTTATCTAACTGTCAATATTGGATTTGATCGAGTCACAATCCCTGATGTCAAAGGACAGGATTTAAAACGTGCCAGAGGAATTTTAGAAAAAGTATTGTCCGGGGAAGTTTACGTTCCGTTGCAAATTGGTGGAATCACCTATGTGCCGGCGGTGGGAGATGAACCTGCAGACACTGTCATTGACCAAATCCCTGCTCCTGGAAAAGAAACACATTCTGGAGAAAAAATCTATTTACTCGTAACAGAAGCAAACACAGAAAAAAAATCCAACCAATCGGCAAATGAACCGACTGATTCACTTAAGTTTGTTGGATCCCCAGTTCCCTTTGTTGTCGACTATTTACAAAGAAAAAAGATCCCCTATCGTTTAAAAGAAGCCACCAAACCAGAGTTTCGTGAATCCCATGGTCTTGTTTCTTCATTTGAATTAAAACCCACAGGGGCCGAAGTCGGAGCTTTCTTTTTAAAACCTTCTGAGTCACTTGTCCAGGATTACGAATTCCTTGAATATGAAGTAGACGATGATGATCTCTATTCGGCTAAGGTGAGTTATACAAAACCTGGCGAAGACACTGAAATCGAAAAGGAAATACTCACAAACCAAACCCTAAAAGAAGATGAACCAATTCGTTTTCTCATCCACCGCTCGGGAAATGTAAAGCTAACTCTTTTCGGTAAAGAAACGGGTGTGGCTAAGGTTTGGAAATTAAAAGGAACTTATTAA
- the fmt gene encoding methionyl-tRNA formyltransferase → MKLSIGYFGSPEHSKELLSLLLAAGIQVDFVVTNIDKPVGRKQIITPTPVKDLALEKGIPIIQSPKLRTDEVAQKQILSYGSPVHIVYAYGSIVPEVVFQDPKFGSINLHGSLLPKYRGASPVQSFLLSGEESSGFTIQYLAKEVDSGDIISQKSWKVGAEETTASLLESITREGALELIRLLKELESTKTQWKSQPQNGNEATHCKKITAADRPVLWTEPATSIHNRIRALYPDPLATTEFRGKKLILVSSYLPDESEVQVPRPPEGRPGSFFLYQKKRLFCLCGDGNLLGIDTLQPEGKKPMKGFEFFHGARVLAGESFT, encoded by the coding sequence ATGAAACTTTCGATTGGATATTTTGGATCCCCCGAACACTCAAAAGAATTATTATCCCTCTTACTGGCAGCGGGAATTCAGGTAGATTTTGTAGTCACGAATATTGACAAACCCGTGGGACGAAAACAAATCATCACACCAACACCGGTCAAGGATTTGGCTCTGGAAAAAGGAATCCCTATCATCCAATCGCCAAAACTGAGAACCGATGAAGTAGCCCAAAAACAAATCCTTTCCTATGGTTCGCCTGTGCATATTGTATACGCCTACGGATCCATTGTTCCTGAAGTAGTATTCCAAGACCCAAAATTTGGCAGCATCAACTTACATGGAAGCCTTCTTCCCAAATACCGTGGCGCATCCCCCGTCCAAAGTTTTCTTTTGAGCGGTGAGGAAAGTTCTGGATTCACAATCCAGTATTTAGCTAAGGAAGTGGATTCTGGGGACATCATCTCTCAGAAGTCTTGGAAAGTGGGTGCAGAAGAGACAACTGCCTCTCTTTTGGAATCGATTACGAGAGAAGGGGCCTTGGAGCTCATCCGCCTCCTAAAGGAATTAGAGTCTACGAAAACCCAGTGGAAGTCCCAACCGCAAAATGGAAACGAAGCCACCCATTGCAAAAAGATAACGGCTGCCGATAGACCCGTTCTCTGGACAGAACCTGCAACGAGCATCCACAACCGGATTCGGGCTCTCTATCCTGATCCTTTGGCAACAACAGAGTTTCGGGGTAAAAAACTCATTCTTGTGTCTTCCTACCTCCCTGATGAATCGGAAGTGCAGGTCCCGAGGCCACCAGAAGGGAGGCCTGGTTCCTTTTTCCTATACCAGAAAAAAAGGCTTTTCTGCCTCTGTGGAGACGGAAACCTGCTTGGTATAGATACCTTACAACCCGAAGGTAAAAAACCCATGAAAGGTTTTGAGTTTTTCCATGGGGCGCGGGTTTTAGCCGGAGAATCATTTACGTGA
- the priA gene encoding replication restart helicase PriA, which yields MIQYAEVALNLSWESKTLTYEIPDEIKSLQRGVRVIVPLNGKEWEGVVTEIHSNEPNYETLSILKAIDSEPVLTEEQLYLAEWMADTYLSSLGEALFLMVPKGKKRKKENGTPVQIHSELLHPLNESQSKALDEIKSGTKSLTHLLYGITGSGKTEVYMHLMAEILRKPKGSVVFLVPEISLTYPTIARIERIFPGQVAVLHSHLRTSEKFQNYLDLKDGKKRICIGTRSAVFAPLSDLSLIILDEEHDASYKEHGSPRYHVRQVALQRISKTGGKLLLGSATPSVEIYYLAKSGQIGYSELKERANPYASLPTVEITDKKEDSDLLSGDLQFKIADRLKKEEQTIILLNRRGYNPFIYSTTTKEFIHCPKCTATLCYHSDKTVRCHLCGYKSSLQSLKSIHGEDLDLFGAGTQKLEEYLLSHFPKARIERLDQDSSKNKEVTRDVLEKLGEGNLDILTGTQMIAKGLDYANVTLVGILNANHGLGVPDFRSSERTYSLISQVAGRAGRGEKRGEVLIQSNDPEHPVLKMAMEQNYPAFFEWELNFRRDLFYPPFSRLARLVFRSKYEDIAGKQSVLYSDLLKEGIDESVVILGPSQCPFYKIDNNYRYHILLKSKSITTLRNLLRDTKEKFKVDSKCYIEYDLDPLELV from the coding sequence ATGATCCAATACGCGGAAGTTGCTTTAAATCTTTCCTGGGAAAGTAAAACTCTCACCTATGAAATCCCGGATGAGATCAAGAGTTTACAAAGGGGAGTTCGAGTCATCGTTCCCCTCAATGGTAAGGAATGGGAGGGAGTGGTTACTGAAATTCATTCGAATGAACCAAATTATGAAACCTTGTCCATTCTAAAGGCCATTGATTCGGAACCAGTTCTCACTGAAGAACAATTATATTTAGCAGAATGGATGGCAGATACTTACTTGTCTTCTCTAGGGGAAGCTTTGTTTCTTATGGTTCCGAAAGGGAAAAAAAGAAAAAAAGAAAACGGGACACCAGTACAAATCCATTCGGAACTTTTACACCCGTTAAATGAGTCCCAGTCAAAAGCCCTAGATGAAATTAAATCTGGTACCAAATCTCTTACTCATTTATTGTATGGGATTACAGGAAGTGGAAAAACAGAAGTTTATATGCACCTGATGGCAGAAATTTTACGTAAACCTAAAGGGTCAGTGGTTTTTCTTGTACCTGAGATTTCTTTAACGTATCCAACCATTGCAAGGATAGAACGTATTTTTCCCGGACAAGTCGCAGTTCTCCATTCGCATTTGCGTACCTCAGAAAAATTCCAAAACTATTTAGATTTGAAGGATGGAAAAAAAAGAATTTGTATTGGAACTCGTTCTGCTGTATTTGCTCCCTTGTCCGATCTATCTCTTATTATTTTAGATGAGGAACATGATGCCTCTTACAAAGAACATGGCTCTCCCAGATACCATGTCCGCCAAGTAGCCTTACAAAGAATTTCCAAAACTGGCGGAAAACTCTTGTTAGGTTCTGCGACTCCCAGTGTGGAAATCTATTACCTAGCGAAATCGGGACAAATTGGGTATTCAGAATTAAAAGAAAGAGCCAATCCATACGCTTCTCTTCCTACTGTGGAAATTACAGATAAAAAGGAAGACAGTGACCTTCTTTCAGGAGACTTACAGTTTAAAATTGCCGACCGATTGAAAAAAGAAGAACAAACCATCATTCTTTTAAATCGGCGCGGATACAATCCTTTCATTTATTCCACAACGACAAAAGAATTCATACATTGTCCGAAATGCACAGCAACTCTTTGTTATCATTCCGATAAAACAGTCAGATGCCACCTCTGTGGTTATAAATCCAGCTTACAAAGTCTGAAATCCATTCATGGAGAAGACTTGGACCTTTTTGGTGCAGGAACACAAAAATTAGAAGAATATTTACTTTCTCATTTTCCAAAAGCCAGGATTGAAAGATTGGACCAAGATAGTTCTAAAAATAAAGAAGTGACTCGGGATGTCTTAGAGAAGTTAGGTGAAGGAAATTTAGACATCCTTACGGGAACACAAATGATCGCTAAAGGATTGGATTATGCGAATGTCACCCTTGTCGGAATTCTCAACGCAAACCATGGCCTGGGAGTTCCGGATTTTCGAAGTAGCGAAAGAACTTATTCTCTCATTTCCCAAGTTGCGGGTCGGGCGGGAAGGGGAGAAAAACGAGGGGAAGTTCTCATCCAATCCAATGATCCTGAACATCCTGTACTCAAGATGGCCATGGAACAAAATTATCCTGCATTTTTTGAATGGGAACTAAACTTTAGAAGGGATTTGTTTTATCCACCTTTCTCTCGTTTGGCGAGACTTGTTTTCCGTTCCAAATATGAAGACATTGCCGGAAAACAATCTGTTTTATATTCAGATTTATTAAAAGAAGGAATCGACGAATCCGTTGTAATTCTTGGACCAAGCCAATGTCCTTTTTACAAAATAGATAATAATTATAGATACCATATTTTGTTAAAATCAAAATCGATCACTACCTTACGAAATCTATTGCGTGATACTAAAGAAAAATTTAAAGTCGATTCCAAATGTTATATAGAATATGATTTGGATCCTCTGGAACTAGTTTAA